CACATGCGGGCCGAGTCGGTCATCGATGCCCTCGCGGCGGCCGAACGTTCCCGCGGCTGCCTCGCGGACGTCCGCCGGCCACACCGCCACAACACCCGGCGCCACCCCATCCGACTCGCGCGACGCAGTCCGACCGCACGTGGTCCGAAACAGCACCGGCCACGCTGTCGTCAGCCGCCCGACCCGTGTCCAGGTTCGGGCCAGGACTCGTGATGGGGCCTTCAGGAAAGGATCTTCCCCGCGGCGAACAGCGGGGTGACTCGGCACCCCCGGCGGCGCTTGGCGTCGCGTGCGCTGGGGCCGTAGAGGATCGTTCTGATGCCGAGCGAGGGAGCCAGCGCTGCGGGCCGGTAGAAAAGGTTGGCGAAGTAGCCCAGTCCTTCCTGCCCTGACTGGTAGTCGGCCCCGGTGAGGAACGCCACCCATTCGTCCCCGTCCCGTACGAAGAGGCCGAAGTTGAGAAGACGCCCGTCCTTGGTCGCGGTGAAGATGGTGATGTCGTCGGCTGCCACGAGTTCCCTCAGCTGCTCGAACGTGCTGCGTTCGTGTGCCGGATCGCAGCTGCCTCGGTACTTCTCCACCAACTGGCAGCGCAGGGCGACGAGGTCGGACTCGTCACCGGAGGGGTGCCGGGAGGACAGCGTTATCCCTCGGCTCTCGAGCAGCCGCAGTTCGCGGCGGACCTCGCCGCGCCGTCTCTTCGGGAGGCTTTCAAGGTAGCCGTCGAAGTCCTTCCAGGTGACATCGAGGTCACAGCGCTCGACCAGGGGAACGACGGCGAAGCCGGCTGAACTCAGCTCGGTCATCAGGTGTGATGCCACGGGATGCAGAAACAGCAGCGCTATGGACCGGGCGCCCTCGACCTGCGCCCAGGCGGTGACCTCGGTGAGGAACCGACGCAGGGACGCCGGGTCCTCGCGGCGGTTTCCGACCGGGAAACTCGCGAAGTGCGGATACACCAGGAGCAGACACGGGTAGGCGGAGGCGGCCTGCCTCCGGGTCCAGGCGTAGGGCTGCCCAGCGGCGAGCCCGTCCCGCGTCACCCCTCCGGACAGGACGAGCGGCGGGTTGAACCAGTCCAATCCCGCCGAAGGAGAGGAGACGATCGTGCCGCCGAGTGCTACGGCGCAACGCCCGTCCTCCTCTCTCAGCATGAAGATCTTGTACTCGTCCTGGAATCTTTCGGCCGTCAATCGGATCCAGCGTGAGCGAGCCGCCGCCGGGCCGGTTACGACAGTGTCCCAGTCTGCGGGAATTTCCTTTTCGACTGTGAAGTGAGACATTCGATCAGTTCGCCGCCTTGCTTTGGAGTGCAACTTTTACGATGGTACCCGGGTTGCGCTGTTGCTCCATATCTGTGGCGGTTGATTCTTCATCCCCCGTTCGGTCCATTCGCCGTTCCGGAAATCCGGCGCCCAGGGGAGACGCTTCCGCTTGCTCGACCGACTGCACCGCATGCCGGGAAACCGTCTGCGTGTTCGCCGTCTGCGCGGGCGCAGCGCGATCACCTGCCGGTGGGCCCCGTCGGGCCACGGCGATCCAGGGGCTGATCGGTGGACAGGGCATGGTTCGTCGGACGGTCCGACCGGAGGACCGCGGTGACACGCGGCAATTACTACGGTGGACATCTCGAACCAGGTAGAGAGGTTCAGCGGCGAAAGCCGAGCTTCGGGTACCGGAATCCGTCTCCGGCGGATGAAGACGGAATTGCCGGAGGCCGACCGGCCAGGCTTTCCGCTCGACAGCGGCGACCGTGCCGTGAAACGGGCGCGGTGCAGCCGGCGCGTCCTTTGTTCGGCAGTTTTCCAAAATTCGCCCAGGAGGAATTCGCCATGCCACCTCCGTGCCCAACGGGTCGGCGGAAATCACGGCCCGGTTGCCAGGCTCGCCTCCCTCGTGGAACCCGGAGCCGACGCGCCTTTCCGGACCGGCGCGATCCGGCGCCCGGGCGGGTGGGGCCGCTCGACGAACCCAGGCCATCGCCCACGACGCGAAGGCCATCGCCCACGACGTGACCGATGTGGTGGCGGCCGGCGACAGGACCGGCACCGGGACGTCCACGTCGTGGCCTTCCCGTGATGGAGCCGGAATTGGCGGCGACGAGCACCGTTTCCGGCCGCGCTGACAAGCAACGAGGAACAGGACTGACAGTGATACACACCGACCGACGTGCGAACGGCAACGCCCGCTGCGCCCCCGGCGGGCTCCTCAGGGACCTGCGGCGACTTGACCGATGCTCCCCGCAGGAGTTGTCCCAGGTCACCCGGGACTACACCTTCCGTGCCGGACTGGCCGAGGAGTGCAGGTCGTTGACGGCCCGCGGCTACGAGGACGGGGACCACGAGGCACTGGCCGAGGTGCACGCCGCGCTCGCGTTCATCCGCGACCACGACTTCTCCCCAGTCACCGTGGACGAGGCCGACCTGGAGCGCCAACCCATCCTTCGGGACGTCGCCGCCCTGCTCGAAGGGGCCGTACTCGACCACGAACTGTCCCGGATACCCGAGAGCGCTGTCACCGGCTACCCCGGCTCGGGCCCGGAGTACGTGCGCTGGCTCAAGGCGATGGTCAGCGACCACCCGGCCGGTTGGCACCCGCTGTACCACGAGTACCTCCCCGAGTCGGGCGAGTGGGAGGACCTGCGTCTGCTGCTGGCGCAGGAGACCAGTCTCGACCCGCGATTCGACGACATCCTGGCCCTCATGCAGGTGGGCAGGCAGGGCGGGGAGAAGCTGGAGATCGCCGCCAACTACTGGGACGAGATGGGCAACGGCGACCCGTCCATGGTGCACACCTCCCTGTTCGGCCGGGCCCTGGAGGCCGTCGGGGCCGATGCCGCCTACGTGCGCGAGACCCTGATGCCGGAAGCGGTCGTCGCCGGAAACGTCTCCGCATGCCTGGCGCTCTCCCGCCGGCACTACTACAAGGCCGTCGGCTACTTCGGCGTCACCGAGTACCTCGCCCCGCGGCGCTTCCGGCGCGTCGTCGACACCTGGCGGCGCCACGACCTGGACGAGGTCGGCATCGTCTACCACGACCTCCACATCGGCGTGGACGCAGGCCACGCGGCGGGCTGGTTCAGGAACGTGGTCGGCCCGCTGGTCTCCGGTGACCCGCGGACCGGGCGCGAGATCGCGCTCGGCGCGATGATCCGGCTCAACACCTCGCGGGACTACCTCGACGCGCTCCTGGACCGCATGCGGTCCCGCCCGCGCCGGGAGGCGGCCGCCGTCGCCGCGACCTGAGGAGCGGCGGCGAC
The genomic region above belongs to Streptomyces marianii and contains:
- a CDS encoding iron-containing redox enzyme family protein; the encoded protein is MIHTDRRANGNARCAPGGLLRDLRRLDRCSPQELSQVTRDYTFRAGLAEECRSLTARGYEDGDHEALAEVHAALAFIRDHDFSPVTVDEADLERQPILRDVAALLEGAVLDHELSRIPESAVTGYPGSGPEYVRWLKAMVSDHPAGWHPLYHEYLPESGEWEDLRLLLAQETSLDPRFDDILALMQVGRQGGEKLEIAANYWDEMGNGDPSMVHTSLFGRALEAVGADAAYVRETLMPEAVVAGNVSACLALSRRHYYKAVGYFGVTEYLAPRRFRRVVDTWRRHDLDEVGIVYHDLHIGVDAGHAAGWFRNVVGPLVSGDPRTGREIALGAMIRLNTSRDYLDALLDRMRSRPRREAAAVAAT
- a CDS encoding GNAT family N-acetyltransferase, with the protein product MTAERFQDEYKIFMLREEDGRCAVALGGTIVSSPSAGLDWFNPPLVLSGGVTRDGLAAGQPYAWTRRQAASAYPCLLLVYPHFASFPVGNRREDPASLRRFLTEVTAWAQVEGARSIALLFLHPVASHLMTELSSAGFAVVPLVERCDLDVTWKDFDGYLESLPKRRRGEVRRELRLLESRGITLSSRHPSGDESDLVALRCQLVEKYRGSCDPAHERSTFEQLRELVAADDITIFTATKDGRLLNFGLFVRDGDEWVAFLTGADYQSGQEGLGYFANLFYRPAALAPSLGIRTILYGPSARDAKRRRGCRVTPLFAAGKILS